In Sphaeramia orbicularis chromosome 9, fSphaOr1.1, whole genome shotgun sequence, the sequence tatcaatactacatttcACCCCTTTACAAACACAAAtcatgtaaaagatgtaaaaagattaaaacaatgtaaaagatatacatttttttttttagaaaagggACTTTCATACTCTCTCTTATAACAGCAGAAGTGCCAGTAAGGAGATCCACATTTACACCATTTCATGATAACACACCAAATTTCTATTCTGAGTTTCGAGATGAAAAAGTTTGGGAAgagctgatgtaaaaattcaacaCTATTTCTGTCATCAAAGCTGATAGAAGTTACAGACACTGCACCTAATGATCCGTTCAAGTGATGAGACTCCATTCCCGCCATGCCACCCAATGGACCATCACCACCTGCACCCATCGGGAactacagaaaacacacacaattcAACAGTGTACATTACATCAAACAATATCTACAGCAACAGACTATCagggtaaaattacattaaagagCTAATAAACTCCACATACTCTACAGTGCACTTAAACACACCAATACACAGcaatatataatgacaacaacaaagaaaaagaaaatgtctcACGCTCGGTCGGTTTCCGCCTGGAGGAACTGTGTTTATCATAGTGTACATGTTGTCGCCAGAGTTGGTTGaatctgacaaaaaaacaaaaaaacaaaacaaaaaaaaaaaaacaggatgttaacaagtagtgccaggcacaacaaaccccgcccctcgcatatattgtatcttattttggcatcgatccagctgatgtcatcatgtctatgcctgtgctgatatcagcatctcaattgtctctatatatgtgccaagtttgaagtaaattgaaacaaaattgatgtttttatagacatgtgaaatctcgcccagtgtaagtaaatggagaaaaaaagacattttaaaaattcataaaaaaggtaaactttgacctacttttcccaaattgtaaggaaatctattctgggtcactgacaatctagaaacccaatttagtatgaattcaaccaatagttttgctgctacagacatttgaaatttcgcccattataagtaaatagaaaaaaaaaaagattttaaaaattcctaaaaaattttaactttgacctactttttccaaaatgtaatcagatctattctgggtcactggcaatctataaacccaatttggtatgaattcaaccattagttttgctgctagtgttaacaaacaaagaaacaacctgaaccaaaaacacaccttgcctccccttcggggggcggagTAATGAAAGAGCATTAACTCATCTGTTCTCAAACATGTGCAGTGAGTTTTACCTGCTGGACTAGGCATTATTGGTGTCCCAGGTGGGCCCCCTCCCCCTGGCGGTCCCTGAAATCACAGTTTATCAGATGTAAGACTAGTTTACACACTAACAATTACTGGACACATGAAGATAGTGAATGTCAACATGCAGCACATACCACATAACTGCCGGGAGATGCTGAAGAGTAAGGGGtctaaaaaaagttttaaaaattaaaaataaggtAATTATGGAAGACATATATGAAATGTTAAACTTTCTGGTAATTTTGTGAGGTCACTTACAGAATTAGCGTTTGGAGGATTTGGCCAGGGTCTGCCCCCACCAGGTCCcctagaaaacacacacatgcacagacacacattttacttttgtactcagtttttttccaattcaTTTGCAGAGTTGGCAACAACAAGCTACGCCGCTGCCAGAGAGAACTGAAgggaacaacaagaaaaaaagaaaaaaagactggcTCCCCACTCTTCATCTAGTCCTCTGACAGACACAAACATACAATAAACATGTAATTAAAAGCTTCATAAAAAGATATAGACGACTGTGTCTGGTGTCGTAACAGATTAACAACATCTGACTTGTAATGTTGTTCTGAGTGGGAGAATGTGAGCAGTTCATTTCCATTTGAAGACTAATCTGCATGTCACTCTGTTGGACTGTGTAGAGTTTTCCATAGATGTCACTCACATGTTCATACCAGGCATCCCAGGACCAACCAGAGCATTCAGCGGTGGTCTCATCCCACCTCCGTAGTTCTGAAAAACACCAAAGTTATGTCACATTTTTGTCATGTCTAATAATAAAAGCCTAAATAATATCTACCTATACCCCATGGAGTCATACCTGAGGCCCTAGAGGTACCATGCCTCTGGGGGGGGTCATCCTCTGCATCGGTCCTCCCATATTCGGATGTCCTGAAACAAACGAAAACAGTTAAAAATCAATGTTTGCTTTAGAAATAATATATTTGTTACAACagctgtgtgtttttttcctatgtattttacttctgattttattgtaaagcacttaaCAATAAAAgtctttctgcaaaaagtgctatataaataaactttattattattattattattattattattattattattattgttgttgttgttattgttgttattatttcagAATATTATCAAACTATAAATAAACCATAAATTATGAGTGATGTTTTCctgttatatttttaattttttgtcacTGATTATTTTAACTGTGAGCAATGGTAACAAATTAACCTGAGGATGACCTGGTTTCCAGTGTTTAAGGGAATGAGGAAAATTCCAGACCCCGTTTCATGAATCTGCTCCAAAACTCAAGGATTTCATCCccttccaccaagtttcatgaatATTGGCGCAGCACTTTCATGTTGAGCATCATCCAGCTGGCAGCAAAGTGACAAACATGAGCGATCGCATAACCTCTGTCTTAAAGAAGCAAGAATCCAATGGAAACACTGAAGGGTTTATGTTCATGCAGTTAATATTAAATTCAGAAACTGCCAGCAGCgagttacaaaaaaaaccccaacaggaTTCACCACTGGGGCTGCACTAGTCCATTTACAGGTTTGTTTTGTTCAGCAAATCTAGTCTCTTTTTGCTGGTGTCATTCATTAAAACACTTTTTCATTTAATGTGCtgcctttaacctcctgagagccAGAAAAGTAAAAGTTTTACTTTTATAACAATCTCatacattcacattttttttttttttattattttattttttttatggaatgccctttgcaatggaaagtgttttttttgttgttgttgttgtttttttaagtaaagctgtgaaactcttgtcccctcaTATGTATTGCTGGGTCTTAAGAGGATATTGCTTTGTTTGGACACATGGTTTTCACATGGATCAGTCTCTGGGATAATGAGACGTCCATCATGTAACATAATTCAAATCATATTAAGATCACGTCTAAGTTCTGTAAAAGCATATAAAATGACTATAATGTGGTGGTATGGGTACCTTGCTGCCGTGTGGGGTCCATTCCACTGGGTAACATGGGCTGACTCCCTGGGACACCCCCCAGTCCCTGCAGAGAGGACAGGGTCCAGCAGCGGCTTTATTATCACTGTCACATACAGATGATTTCTACTGAACAACATTCTGCTGCAGGCGTCAGGGTGGCTCCTACCTGACTGGGTAATCTGAGGGGTGGTCTGGGTCCTCCGGGGTATCGGGGTGACATAAAtggctgaaaaaagaaaaacccatTAGAActagtggtgtcaggcacaacaaaccccacccctcacacatattgaagCTTATTTTAGgatcggtccagctgatgtcatcatgtctatgtatgtgctgatgcctctatatatgtgtcaagtttgaagtaaattgaaacaaaattgatgtttttatagacatttgaaatgttgctcattataagtaaaggggagaaaaaaaaaagattcaaaaaattcattaaaaatttcaactttgacctacttctcccaaaatataaggaaatctattctgggtcactggcaatctataaatccaatttggtatgaattcaaccaatagttttgctgctacagacatttgaaatttcatccattataagtcaatagggaaaaaaaagattaaaaaaaaaaaaaaatcataaaaatgtgaaactttgacctactgttcccaaaatgtaatcagatatattctgggtcactggtaatctataaacccaatttggtatgaattcaaccaatagtttaaaAATCTCTGAGTAACATGGTGTCTAAATCTGTCACATTCATAAGAAGCGCTTAGTGTTATGTCATGgtggcaaagtgcaaaaattacaaaagatattaatagtcaagggtgttaaactcattttagttccaaactccaaaattttaagaGTATTCTATGCctattagtaaatgttttgtgcctttgtggatccactgtcatctgtaatacgcatgtataaatgacagaggcgtaatattgttaaaattgaaaaaatttcaggttgttcaggttattcacattatgtgtgaaaggatggtttataaatgtgaatattttcataatttattttatgtgtttgtaagaagacaaaaagaaaaaatttctagttgacattatttataggtttgtatgctactattttactgatccagcccacttcaatatatattcattcatctGCATTGGAGAAAAAACAGCAATAAgaaccaaaaaatatatataaatacatatctgAGTGCTAGGTAGTGTTAGGGTTTGTGTATAGATCACACACTGCTtttactggctttttttttttttgtaataaatggagGCTGGACAATTGACAGCTTctgtaaacaaaataaagaacTTTGTTCCACCCTAGTCTAAATAGGTCATAGTGTGGATGAATAAACAATGGTTTTGTAGATCATATTTGATGTCTTTCACCCTTCCATTTTTAGATTCTATAAACCAAAGCTTTCCTCAAGGTACCCAAAAAATCTACAACTAAACTATTCAACTTACATCTTATATGAAACCTTATCAGAAAACTAAGGGAATGAATTTAAttagaatatagttttaaatCAGAGAGGAAGACGGATAAAGGGTAATGATTAAGTTATGGAGAAGGTGCGGGAAGAAATGAGCTCTGAAATTCCTCCCTTTGCTTTCTGAATGTGTAGATGAAAACATAATgtgatttacagttgtttttgtgtttctcaGAATGTGGAAGGTTAtattttttctgttctattttcacttatttgtaattttttttcttccttcttttAATACTAGAAATACATTTAAATTCATTTCAACTCAAGTTTTAACTACCTCTGCAAaccaaaaaaaagcagaaatactaaataaaattaaaaattacagaAAATTATTAACCTAAAGTCACTCTGATCCCAACTTTAGACGACAGTATAGGAGGAGCAGGCACCGAAAAAGTCTGTGAGACCATG encodes:
- the ssbp2a gene encoding single-stranded DNA-binding protein 2, coding for MYAKGKSSNVPSDSQAREKLALYVYEYLLHVGAQKSAQTFLSEIRWEKNITLGEPPGFLHSWWCVFWDLYCAAPERRDTCEHSSEAKAFHDYSAAAAPSPVLGNLPPGEGMPVGPVPPGFFQPFMSPRYPGGPRPPLRLPSQGLGGVPGSQPMLPSGMDPTRQQGHPNMGGPMQRMTPPRGMVPLGPQNYGGGMRPPLNALVGPGMPGMNMGPGGGRPWPNPPNANSTPYSSASPGSYVGPPGGGGPPGTPIMPSPADSTNSGDNMYTMINTVPPGGNRPSFPMGAGGDGPLGGMAGMESHHLNGSLGSGDMDSLPKNSPGNLSMSNQPGTPREDGEMGGNFLNPFQNESYSPNMTMSV